In Thunnus thynnus chromosome 4, fThuThy2.1, whole genome shotgun sequence, a genomic segment contains:
- the LOC137181265 gene encoding cytochrome c oxidase subunit NDUFA4, protein MIKIMFQHAKKHPGLIPQFVFLTVGMTGAACYLIRLARGPHVTFWDKKNNPEPWNKLDPTYQYKFVAVNADYKSLKKEGPDF, encoded by the exons ATGATTAAGATCATGTTTCAACACGCGAAGAAACATCCCGGG ttAATCCCTCAGTTTGTCTTCTTGACTGTGGGCATGACAGGGGCCGCCTGCTACCTGATCCGTCTGGCAAGAGGGCCTCATGTCAC CTTCTGGGACAAGAAGAACAATCCAGAGCCCTGGAATAAGCTCGACCCAACCTACCAGTACAAG TTTGTGGCCGTCAACGCCGACTACAAGAGCCTGAAGAAAGAGGGCCCTGACTTCTAA